From Spirosoma aerolatum, one genomic window encodes:
- a CDS encoding deoxyribose-phosphate aldolase, producing MNHLFPYIERTLLHPGVTINEQYDVLDEVIQLGMAGMTVAPFWVKKFRRELGDDHPAILSTVIGYPFGYQRTEAKQTEIDWALKDGVNEIEVVLNTSALFSPTSVWLKIELAKLVAIVHAQEKFFTAILESTLLDTEQRRNMIKLAADSGADFIKNATGALQTDFSLESALQFRREIPQTVGVKVVADGATESQLEALTAAGIERLSIGRMLL from the coding sequence ATGAATCACCTTTTTCCGTATATCGAGCGGACGCTGCTGCATCCTGGGGTAACGATCAACGAGCAATATGACGTGCTCGATGAGGTGATTCAGTTGGGGATGGCAGGGATGACGGTTGCGCCTTTTTGGGTCAAAAAGTTCCGTCGGGAACTGGGCGACGATCACCCGGCTATTTTATCGACGGTGATTGGCTATCCGTTTGGGTACCAGCGCACCGAAGCCAAGCAAACCGAAATTGACTGGGCGTTGAAGGACGGGGTCAATGAGATTGAAGTGGTTTTGAATACCTCGGCTTTATTTTCACCCACGTCGGTCTGGCTCAAAATTGAACTGGCCAAGCTTGTGGCTATAGTTCACGCACAGGAGAAATTTTTTACCGCTATTTTGGAATCGACCTTGCTGGATACAGAGCAACGTCGGAACATGATCAAACTCGCGGCCGACTCGGGTGCCGACTTTATTAAAAACGCAACGGGCGCCCTTCAAACCGACTTTTCTCTGGAGTCGGCGTTGCAGTTTCGTCGGGAAATACCCCAGACGGTGGGGGTTAAAGTAGTGGCTGATGGGGCCACAGAAAGTCAATTGGAAGCGCTGACTGCTGCTGGCATTGAACGGCTGTCGATCGGACGTATGTTGTTATAA
- a CDS encoding pseudouridine synthase, translating to MNQDSEKNDRSSRQNRDGSRSMGRRDDAPRFNRSQDGDRPRFSRGNDRQDNRDDKPRFSRERSQKPTPRDDERGNRTQGHFKDRRRDEGPARFDRDDKPRFDRGRRDDFDDRRPRFDRDATDRPARGPRDEKRFSPKRAGDTGNRRFDERDENRRGPARFDRNNDRSGNERRFRDEQHDRPRFRSESEGDRPRFDRNTRGDRSDERFGSRNNRFGNDERPRTSRFSKDTDRSERPARFDRNDKPGFKRSDDFNQSDNDRSKNRFDTGEQRGRGRRAGNDEAWNRDEPSSRFTGQQRKESSDRRTGKYIQAPNYDRALSPENAPFHQKSSDDRRGKPKGSDEKPKRGRSEEHQDGPGLTRLNRYIANSGVCSRREADELIARGDISVNGKVVTEMGYKVKEGDTVKYGTKVLNPERFVYVLLNKPKDYITTTEDPEDRRTVMELVADAGNFRIYPVGRLDRNTTGLLLLTNDGELADKLTHPSNNIRKIYQVEIDKPVTEEHFEAIRNGIELEDGPIKPDALSIITPDAQVIGIEIHSGRNRIVRRIFEHFGYQVTKLDRTTYAGLTKKDLPRGKWRFLEPKEVVKLKYFN from the coding sequence ATGAATCAGGATTCAGAAAAGAACGACCGGAGTAGCCGACAAAACCGTGATGGTAGTCGTTCTATGGGCCGTCGGGATGATGCCCCACGTTTCAACCGTAGCCAGGATGGCGATCGGCCACGCTTTAGCCGAGGTAATGACCGGCAGGATAACAGAGATGACAAACCGCGTTTCAGTCGGGAACGTAGTCAAAAACCAACACCGCGTGATGACGAGCGTGGGAATCGGACTCAGGGTCACTTCAAGGATCGACGTCGGGACGAAGGGCCTGCCCGGTTTGATCGCGATGATAAACCTCGCTTTGATCGGGGGCGCCGGGATGATTTTGACGACCGTCGGCCTCGCTTTGACCGTGACGCAACTGATCGGCCAGCCAGAGGCCCTCGTGACGAGAAGCGGTTTAGCCCGAAACGGGCAGGAGATACAGGAAATCGCCGGTTCGATGAGCGCGATGAAAATCGGCGTGGCCCCGCTCGTTTTGACCGCAATAATGATCGATCTGGCAACGAACGTCGGTTTCGTGATGAACAACATGATCGGCCTCGTTTTCGCAGTGAATCGGAGGGTGATCGCCCCCGTTTCGACCGAAATACACGCGGAGACCGGAGCGACGAACGATTCGGTTCACGTAATAACCGATTTGGTAATGATGAGCGCCCGCGTACCAGCCGGTTCTCGAAGGATACCGATCGGTCGGAGCGCCCTGCTCGTTTCGACCGGAACGATAAACCCGGCTTCAAGCGATCAGATGACTTTAACCAGTCAGATAACGACCGATCCAAAAATCGTTTCGACACGGGTGAGCAACGGGGCCGAGGCCGACGGGCTGGCAACGATGAAGCCTGGAATCGGGATGAACCTTCCTCACGTTTTACGGGTCAGCAACGCAAAGAATCAAGCGATCGACGTACCGGAAAATACATCCAGGCCCCAAACTATGATCGGGCACTAAGTCCCGAGAATGCTCCCTTTCATCAGAAATCGTCGGACGATCGGCGCGGAAAGCCGAAAGGAAGTGATGAAAAGCCAAAACGTGGCCGTTCGGAAGAACACCAGGACGGCCCCGGCCTTACCCGGCTGAACCGATACATCGCCAACTCCGGGGTATGCTCACGTCGGGAGGCCGATGAACTCATTGCTCGGGGCGACATTTCGGTGAATGGTAAAGTCGTGACCGAAATGGGCTATAAAGTAAAAGAAGGCGACACGGTAAAATATGGCACCAAAGTTCTGAATCCTGAACGGTTTGTGTACGTGTTGCTCAATAAACCTAAGGACTATATCACGACTACCGAAGATCCTGAAGATCGGCGAACGGTGATGGAACTGGTGGCCGACGCTGGCAATTTCCGTATTTATCCCGTCGGACGGCTAGACCGTAATACAACGGGTTTGCTGTTACTGACCAACGATGGCGAGCTGGCCGATAAACTGACACACCCGTCGAACAACATTCGTAAAATCTATCAGGTTGAAATTGATAAGCCTGTGACCGAGGAGCATTTTGAGGCTATCCGCAACGGTATCGAACTCGAAGATGGCCCTATCAAGCCTGATGCGTTAAGTATCATAACGCCCGATGCCCAGGTGATCGGTATCGAGATCCACTCGGGTCGTAACCGAATCGTCCGTCGGATTTTCGAACACTTTGGCTATCAGGTCACCAAACTCGACCGGACAACCTACGCCGGATTAACCAAGAAAGACCTGCCCCGTGGCAAATGGCGTTTCCTGGAACCCAAAGAGGTTGTGAAGTTGAAATACTTTAACTAA